CGTACCGCCGTCCCGCCGAGGACGACCGGGGAACCGGCTGGTCTTCCGGCTACGACGGGGCGACACCGGCCGGCCGGGCCACCCCGACACCCCGGGCGCCCGGCTCCAGCGGGCGCGCCTCGGTGGCCGGCTCGGCGTCCGTACCCCCCCGTGGTGGCATGGCGCCCCCGATCAGCCCGCCGCCGTCCGGCTCGGCCTCGGTCGGCCGGGCCGGCGCGGGGCGGGCCTCGGTGCCCGTTCCGCCGGCCGGTGGTGGTCGGGCCTCGGTGCCGGTCTCCCCGGCCGGCGGCCGGGCCCAGGTCGGCGGCGTCGGCCCCAGCGGTCGGGCGTCGGTCGGTGGTCAGCCGAGCGGTCGGGCGTCGGTCGGCGCAGGCTCCAGCGGTCGGGCGTCGGTCGGGGCGGCGTCCCCGGTGAGCCCCGCCGGGCGGGCCTCGGTCGGCGCGGCGTCCGTGGGGGCGGCTTCCGTCGGCGGGCCCGCCGGTCGGGCGACCGTGGCCCGGGCCAGCGTCTTCCCGCCCGGCGGCGCGGACCTCGACGGTCGTGGCCCCGGCGGGCCGACCGGCCCCGGCCGGCGGTCGCGGGCCAACCAGGACCCGGAGGGCCGTCGGCGGGCGAAGAAGCGCAAGCGGCTCAACCTGATCATCGCGAGTTTCGCGGTCTTCATCATGCTCGCCGGCATCGGCGTGGTCGGCTTCACCTACTACTCCGCGCAGGTCGTGCTCCCCAACAGCCTGCCGTTGCCGTTCGCGACGACCGTCTACACCAGCGACGGCAAGGGGCTCGTCGCGAAGCTCGGCAGCGAGAACCGCGAGTTCATCACGATCAACGACATCCCGCCGTACGTGCAGCGGGCGGTGGCCGCCGCCGAGGACCGCAACTTCTACGAGCACTCCGGCGTCGACTACAAGGGCATCGCCCGGGCCGCCTGGAACAACTTCACCGGCGGCACCAAGCAGGGCGCCTCGACGATCACCCAGCAGTACGCGCGTAACGCCTACGAGAACCTCAAGGACGACTCGTACGCCCGGAAGGTCAAGGAGGCGATCCTCGCCTCCAAGCTCAACGACCAGTACTCCAAAGACGAGATCATGCAGCACTACCTGAACACGATCTACTTCGGTCGGGGCGCGTACGGGGTCGAGGCGGCGGCGAAGGCGTACTTCGGGAAGTCCGCGAAGAACCTCGACGTGGCGCAGGCCGCCGCGCTGGCCGGGGTGATCAAGCAGCCGCAGGCGAGCGACACCCACCCCGGGTACGACCCGACCAAGGGCCCGGAGGCCGCCCAGGCCGCCCAGGACCGGTGGAACTACGTGATCGGCGGGATGGTCGAGGAGGGCTGGCTCAAGCCCGAGGAGCGACCGGCCGCCTTCCCGAAGATGAACCCGGAGAAGGCCAATGGCTTCGGCGTCGACTCGCCCCGGGGCAACGTGGTCAACTACGTCCGCCAGGAGATGGCCGGCTGGGGCCTGTGCACCGACACCGTGGAGCCGGTCGGCGAGAAGCCGACCTGCGCCAAGCTGCTCCGCACCGGCGGCTTCCGGATCAGGACCACCATCGACAGCAGGATCCAGGCGTCGGCCGAGGTGGTGGCCCGGCAGAAGGCCAAGGACTCCGAGCTCAGCGACCAGCCTAAGAACCTGATGGCGGCGGTGGTCTCGATCGATCCGAAGACCGGCCGGGTGCTCGCCTACTACGGCGGTGAGAGCGGCGAGGACATCGACTACGCCGGCAAGAACACCGACAGCAGCGGCCGGCTCTACGGCGGTCACCCGCCGGGCTCGTCGTTCAAGGTCTACACCCTGGCCGCCGCGCTGGACGCCGGCATCTCGGTCAAGTCGCACTGGGACGCCAAGCCGTTCAAGCCGGAGGGCTTCGCGAACCCGGTGCAGAACGCCGGCCGGGACGTCAGCGCCAACGGCCGCTGCAACCGGTGGTGCACCCTGGACGAGTCGACAGTCGAGTCGTACAACGTGCCGTTCTACCACGTCAGCACGAAGGTCGGCCCCGACAAGATCATCGACATCGCCAAGCGGGCCGGCATCACCACGATGTGGACCACCTCCGACAACCCGCCGAAGCCGGTCGACCTGACCAAGACCGATCCGAAGAAGGTCGCGCCGGAGCCGTTCTTCCACGTCGTCGGCTACGGCCAGTACCCGGTGACCGTGCTCGACCACGCCAACGGGCTCGCCACCCTGGCCAACGAGGGCAAGTACAACAAGGCCCACTTCGTGCTCAAGATGGAGAAACAGGACGAGGACACCGGCGAGTGGAAGACGGTTCCCGGCACCGGCGAGAACCTCGGCAAGGGCGGCCAGCAGTTGATCAAGCGGGAGGTGGCCCGTGAGGTCACGGCCGTGCTGAAGAAGATCCCCGGCAAGAACAGCCGGGCCCTCGACAACGGCCGGGACGCCGCCGGCAAGACCGGCACCTGGGAGTACGACAGCAAGGACAACGCGCACGCCTGGATGGTCGGCTACACCCCGCAGATCGCCACCGCGGTCTGGGTCGGCAGCAAGGATCCGAAGAAACCGCAGATCCTCGACAAGAACGGCAAGGACATCGGTGGTTCGGCGCTGCCCGGCGCGATCTGGGAGCGGTACATGAACGCCGCGACCAAGGGCATGGAGAAGCGCTCCCTGCCGGACATCACCGGCGTCGGTGACGTCGACGCCGGCAACGGTGTCGAGCCGCCCCCGCCGCCGCCGGTCAACCCGCCGCCGGGCCAGAACCCGAACCCCAACCCGAACCCGCCCTGCCTCGACCCGCTGAACATCCTCTGCCGGGACAACCCGCCCGGCGGGCCCGGTGGCGGCAACCCGAACGACCCGAACACCCCGCCGCCCGCCGGGCCGGGCGGTCCGGGTGGGCCGGGCGGTGGTGGCGGGGGCGTGATCTCACCGTCGCCCCGGATCACCGACCGCGACTGACGCGCCAGCACGTCGCACCGCCCACGGCGGCCGGATCACCTCCGGCCGCCGTCGGCGTTTGCGGCCACCACGACGAACGTCGCCGGACGGGCAGGACGGAACGCCCCCGGGTACGGCAGGATGCCTGGTTATGAGCACGCAGGCGACCGCAGGCATCGACGACGCTGAGCGCAGCGATCATCCGTCCCGCTCCGACGGGTTCGTCCGGGGAGCGTCCCAGCTCATCGGCGGTCCACTCGGCGACCACGCGGTCGCGGTGGACCAGCCGGCCGGCGGGGAGCGCCGGTTCTGGACGGCCGTCCGGATCGTGCTCGCCCTGGTCTGCCTCACCCTCGCCCTGCACTGGGTGCAGAAGTCGCCCTGCCAGGACGGCGCGTGGGCGAACAACGTCCAGTACACCCGGTTCTGCTACACCGACGTGCTGGCGCTCTACTACGCCGAGGGGCTGCACGAGGGGAAGGTCCCGTACCGGGACCACCCGGTCGAGTACCCGGTGCTGACCGGCTACTTCATGGGCGTCCTCGGGTTGCCGGTGCACGCCCTCGGCGTCGACGACCCCGGCCTCAACCAGGCCCAGTGGTTCTACAACCTGAACGCCCTGGTGCTCGGCGCGCTGGCGGTGGCCACCGTCGCGGTGATCCTCGCCCTGCGCCGCCGACGACCCTGGGACGCCGCGCTGTTCGCCCTGGCCCCGGCGTTGCTGCTCACCGCCACCGTCAACTGGGACCTGCTCGCCGTCGGGCTCGGCGCGTTCGGGCTGTTCGCCTGGGCCAGGAAACGCCCGGCCACCGCCGGCGTGCTGCTCGGTCTGGCCGGCGCGGCCAAGATGTGGCCACTGTTCATCCTCGGCCCGATCCTGGTGCTCGCCCTCCGGGCCGGCAAGGTACGCGCCGCCCTCACCGCCCTCGGCGCGGCGCTGGTGTCCCTGGTCGCGGTGAACCTGCCGGTCGCCATTCCCTACCGGGAGAGCTGGGACCGGTTCTTCGAGCTGAACAGCACCCGGCCCATCGACTGGGGCACCCTCTGGTACGTCGGGCGGTACCTCGACGGGAAGATCAACCCGGGCAGCGCCACCGAGCAGGGGCCGTTCGAGTGGCTGAACGCCAACATCCCCACCCTCAACTACCTCTCGTACGCGCTGTTCGGGCTGGCCTGCCTGGGGGTGGCCGCGCTGGCGCTGTTCGCCCCGCGCCGGCCGCGCCTGGCCCAGCTCGCCTTCCTGGTGGTGGCCGCCTTCCTGATCTTCAGCAAGGTTTGGTCGCAGCAGTTCGTCCTGTGGCTGCTGCCGCTGCTGGTGCTCGCCCGGCCGCGCTGGGGCGCGTTCCTCGCCTGGCAGTTCGCCGAGGTCGCCTACTTCGCCGCCTTCTACGGTGAGCTGCTCGGCTCGGCGACCGGTCGGCCGGTCTTCCCCGAGGGCGTCTTCGTGCTGGCCGCCACGTTGCGGCTGACCATGGTCGTGGTGCTCTGCGTGCTGATCGTCCGGGAGATCCTGCACCCGGAACGCGACCCGGTCCGGGCCACCTACCCCGACGACCCGGACGGCGGCCTGCTCGACGGCGCGTCGGACGCCCCCTGGCACACCCGCTGGCGACAACGCCGCGCCCCCGTCCCCGAACCAACCACTTGATCCACTCGTTTCACGGAAACGGGGGTGTCCGCTGGGCGGGACACCCCCGTTTCCGTGAAACGGAGTCGGTCAGGCGGCGGTCAGAGGCGGTACACCACCGCGTCGCCGATCTCCTCCCGGCGGATACCGAGACCGTCCACGGGCAGGTCGATGGTGGTCTCCCAGGGCGTACCGGCCACCTGCCCACGCGGAATCACCACCACCCGCACGCCCAGCCGACGCAGATGGTCGATGCTCGTCGGATCAGGGAAGGTCCGGGTCACCTCCCGGGTCTCGGCCAACCTCACCGGCGTGAAGCCACTGCCACCGTTCACCACGTCCTGGAACCTGGTGGTCGTCCACAACATCACCGGCTGGTCGTTGCTCTGGCTGCTCGGCAGCACCAGCATCGGCCCGTCTACGGTCCGCATCGCGGTCGGCTGGGGCGGCACCACCGGATGCGGCGTGGTGTTCAACCCTTCCACGATCACCAGCAGCAACGGCAGCAGGGTGGCCGTACGCAGCCACGGGCCGGGCCACGGGGGGATCCGCTGGGCGGCGAGCTCACGTACCCGCATCGCGAGGGCGGTCAACGCCCCGGCCGCCAGCAACCCGAGCAACAGCGTCGTCCAGATCATCAGCCGGCCCGGCGTCCGGATCCCGTCCCAACCGGGCAACGTCTCGAACAGCGGAACGTAGGTGAACGTGCCCCCGAAGAACCGGGTGCCCATCGCCAACACCATGCTGACCAGCACCCCGGCCAGCAACAGCAGCCGGTGCCGCAGCCGCCACACCGAGAAGAACAACCCACCGGCGGCCAACGCGTAGAGCACGAAACCCGGCAGCAGCGTCATCTCCGGATGCCAGGGCAGCACCGCCCGCGCCCCCTCGTGCAGGTCACCCCAGATCCGCGACTCACCCGGGGCGGTGAAGAAACCGGACGCCGGCGGCGAGTAGACCTCGATGTCGGCGATGCTGCGCCGGGCGTTCGGGTGCAGCTCCGCCACCTTGAAGTACGGGATCGCCAGCAGCCCGCCGGTCGCCGCGAAGACCAGACCGCCGATCACGTCGGTGACCAGCAGGCGGGCGCCGAACGGATGCCGTACCGGCCGGATCCGGTAACGCCGCACGTACCAGGTGACGACCGCGACGAGCACGACGCCACCCAGCACGTACGCGAACGGCAGGCCGATGCCGAAGCCGAGACTGAGCTGCCAGGCGGCGACCAGCCAGCCGGCCAGCGCCCAACCGGCGCGCCGACGCTTCGGCCGGTAGCCGTACCGCAGCGACCAGCCGTGCCCCCGGGCCAGCATGGCCAACGCCAGCGGTATGCCCCCGTTGGAGATGATGTGCAGGTGCCCGGCCTGGGCCAGCAGCCACGGCGCGTACGCGAAACTCACCCCGGCCACCGCCGCGCCGATCCGGCCCGCGCCGAGCTGCCGGGCCAGCGCGTACGCCCCGAACGTGGCAAGCGCGTGCGCGAACACGAACAGGACGTTGTAGCGCAGCACGGCGACTTCCGGACCGCTGCCGAGCATCCCGGTCGGCGCGTAGCCGAGCAGACTGTCGGTGAACGCGTAACTCCACGACTCCGGGTAGAACGCGTTCGCCTGCCACAGGTTCCCCGGGTTGGTCAGCAGGCTGTGCCCGGCCCAGGAGAGCGCCCACGCCTGGAGGGTGGGATCGTAGATGTCCTGCGGGATCGTGTAGAGCGGGTAGCGCAGCGTCGGCCAGGTCAGCAGCACCGCCAGGACGACCGCGCCCAGCACGGCCAGCGTCCACTCGTGGACCAGGACCCGGCCGACCGACCGACCCACCCGACGCGCCCGCGTCGGCACCGTCTCCGGGGCCGGCCCGAACGCCTCCCACGGATCACCGTCCGCCTTCGCGCCGTCGGCCTTCGTCGCGCCGTCGGCCTTCGTCACGCCGTCGGTCTCTTCGGCCTGTGCGTCCTTGCCGGTCTCCTCGGCCGCCTCGCCCGCCGCGGCCTCCCGGGTCTTCCCGCTATTCCCGGCCTCTCGGGCTTCGCGGCTCTTGTCGTCCGCCGGCGTGGCGGGGGTCTTGCCGGGCTCTCCGACGTCCCCGGCTGCGGCGCGCGCCGGCTTCTCGACGTCGTCGTCGGTCGGGCCAGGCGCGTCGACGCTGCCGGTCGGGTCCGGCTTCTCCACGCTGTCGGTCGGGTCCGGGGCCGACCGCTCGACGCCGGTATCCGTCGCGTCGGGCTTTCCGCCGCTCATGCCGCCGCACCAGCCAGGTGCTCACGGAGGAACGCGAGGTCCGCCCGTTGCCCGTCCGTCCCGCCGGGCGTCTCCACCACGACCGGCGCGTCGGCGGCCCGGATGACCGCCACCAGCAACTCGGGATCGATGGCGCCGGCGGCGAGGTTGTCGTGGCGGTCCCGGCCCGAGCCGAAGGCGTCCTTCGAGTTGTTGGCGTGCACCAGGTCGATCCGCCCGGTCACCGCCTTGACCCGGTCCACCAGGTCCAGCAGCTCCTCACCGCCGGCGTGGGCGTGGCAGGTGTCCAGACAGAAGCCGACGTCGTACCCGTCCAGCGCGTCCCACAGCCGCGCCAACGCGTCCAGGCGTCGGGCGCAGGCGTTGTCGCCACCAGCGGTGTTCTCGATCAGGACGGGCACCCCGAAGCCGCCCTGCTCGGCGGCGTACGCGAAGGTCTTGCGCCAGTTGTCGAAGCCCTTGGCCAGGTCGTCGCCCGCGTTGACGTGACCGCCGTGCACGATCAACCCGTGGGCGCCGATCCCGGCGGCTGCTCTGGCGTGCCCGAGCAGCAGCTTCCGGCTGGGGATCCGGATGCGGTTGTTCAGCGTCGCGACGTTGACCACGTACGGCGCGTGGACGTAGACGTCGACCGGCGCGGCGCGGAGGCGGTCCGCGTCCTCCCTCGGCGGGGGCGTCTTCCACCCCTGAGGGTCGGAGAGGAAGAACTGTACGGCGTCGGCGCTGCGGGCCGCCGCCTCCGCGAGCGGGTCGGCCGAGTCGACATGGGCTCCGATACGCATGCAGGCGAGCCTACGTGGCGACCGGCGCGGTCGGGACGACAGCAACGCCCGCCTCCGGCGGGCGCCGCCGGGGCCACCTCGCATCGAGCTGCGTCGCGTCGACGGCGCGCGGAAGGTCTCTTTCCGTCGCCTCGCGTCACCCGCCGCCGGTGGTCTTCGTTCACCTGATGGGAGGCGCAGCGCCAGCGGTACGCGCCGGACGGGTCGCCAGCCGTTCGGCGCGGTCGGTCCGGCGGAAGCACGGACGGCTGGCGTGGCAGCCCGGTTGATTAGGGCATTTGTCGCAAGAGATGACAAGAGCTGTTGTAGCGTCAGGTAACAACACGATATAGCTCCGCGGGGCGCTCTCGATCCAATCTCATCGGTGTGGTCGTTCCTCCCCAGGTCCCACCCAAAGAATGCGGACGGGGCGCCCCGCGGCCCAGTGGAGGGGCCCGCTGCCAGCGTCGACGACGCCGGAAGCGGGCCCCGATCCCGTCTGCCGGCCCGCCGGCCCCGGCGCGCTCCGGCCAACGCCGGCATGATCGTCTCGACCGGGTATCCTGGTCCGGTTGTCCGTCGTCGGCCGGGTTCCCCCGGCGCTGTGACGGGCCACGACGCAGACCTCCTGCCACGGAAGGACCGTGGCCGCATAGCCCACAGGAGGTGAGCACGTCTTGCGTCATTACGAGATCATGGTGATCCTCGACCCCAGCCTCGAGGAGCGCACCGTCGCCCCGTCGCTCGACACGTACCTGAACGTGATCCGGACCGCGGGTGGCTCGGTGGAGAAGACCGACGTGTGGGGCCGCCGGCGCCTCGCGTACGAGATCAACAAGAAGGCCGAAGGCATCTACGCCGTCATCGACCTGCAGGCGACGCCCGCAGCGGTGGCCGAGCTGGACCGTCAGCTGCGGCTCAACGAGTCCGTGCTGCGCACCAAGGTCATCCGGCCGGAGATGCGCTAAGCATTCAACCCGGTTCGTCCGGATCAGCCTCGTCGGCTCCTTGTCATACGGCTCTGCGAGCCTGTGCAGTGAGACCGGCGAGTGTGCGAGGAGATGGTCATGGCAGGAGACACCACCATCACGGTCATCGGCAACCTGACCGATGACCCCGAACTGCGTTTCACCCCCTCGGGTGCGGCGGTCGCCAAGTTCCGGGTCGCTTCCACGCCCCGGTTCCTGGACAAGGCCTCCGGCGAGTGGAAGGACGGCGAGCCGTTGTTCCTCGCGTGCACCGTGTGGCGGCAGGTCGCCGAGCACGTCGCCGAGTCGCTCCAGCGGGGCGCCCGGGTGATCGTGTCCGGCCGGCTGCGGCAGCGGTCGTACGAGACCCGCGAGGGTGAGAAGCGCACCGTCATCGAGCTGGAGGTCGACGAGATCGGCCCGTC
The sequence above is a segment of the Micromonospora sp. WMMD882 genome. Coding sequences within it:
- a CDS encoding single-stranded DNA-binding protein, translated to MAGDTTITVIGNLTDDPELRFTPSGAAVAKFRVASTPRFLDKASGEWKDGEPLFLACTVWRQVAEHVAESLQRGARVIVSGRLRQRSYETREGEKRTVIELEVDEIGPSLRYATAKVQKMSRSGGGGGGFGGGGGGGGQGGGGGNFDDPWASAAPTPSRAGSGGNFDEEPPF
- a CDS encoding deoxyribonuclease IV, which produces MRIGAHVDSADPLAEAAARSADAVQFFLSDPQGWKTPPPREDADRLRAAPVDVYVHAPYVVNVATLNNRIRIPSRKLLLGHARAAAGIGAHGLIVHGGHVNAGDDLAKGFDNWRKTFAYAAEQGGFGVPVLIENTAGGDNACARRLDALARLWDALDGYDVGFCLDTCHAHAGGEELLDLVDRVKAVTGRIDLVHANNSKDAFGSGRDRHDNLAAGAIDPELLVAVIRAADAPVVVETPGGTDGQRADLAFLREHLAGAAA
- a CDS encoding glycosyltransferase 87 family protein; protein product: MSTQATAGIDDAERSDHPSRSDGFVRGASQLIGGPLGDHAVAVDQPAGGERRFWTAVRIVLALVCLTLALHWVQKSPCQDGAWANNVQYTRFCYTDVLALYYAEGLHEGKVPYRDHPVEYPVLTGYFMGVLGLPVHALGVDDPGLNQAQWFYNLNALVLGALAVATVAVILALRRRRPWDAALFALAPALLLTATVNWDLLAVGLGAFGLFAWARKRPATAGVLLGLAGAAKMWPLFILGPILVLALRAGKVRAALTALGAALVSLVAVNLPVAIPYRESWDRFFELNSTRPIDWGTLWYVGRYLDGKINPGSATEQGPFEWLNANIPTLNYLSYALFGLACLGVAALALFAPRRPRLAQLAFLVVAAFLIFSKVWSQQFVLWLLPLLVLARPRWGAFLAWQFAEVAYFAAFYGELLGSATGRPVFPEGVFVLAATLRLTMVVVLCVLIVREILHPERDPVRATYPDDPDGGLLDGASDAPWHTRWRQRRAPVPEPTT
- a CDS encoding transglycosylase domain-containing protein, giving the protein MNSYGDPSSPRGRARIPGSDGDPGAGADDAYRRPAEDDRGTGWSSGYDGATPAGRATPTPRAPGSSGRASVAGSASVPPRGGMAPPISPPPSGSASVGRAGAGRASVPVPPAGGGRASVPVSPAGGRAQVGGVGPSGRASVGGQPSGRASVGAGSSGRASVGAASPVSPAGRASVGAASVGAASVGGPAGRATVARASVFPPGGADLDGRGPGGPTGPGRRSRANQDPEGRRRAKKRKRLNLIIASFAVFIMLAGIGVVGFTYYSAQVVLPNSLPLPFATTVYTSDGKGLVAKLGSENREFITINDIPPYVQRAVAAAEDRNFYEHSGVDYKGIARAAWNNFTGGTKQGASTITQQYARNAYENLKDDSYARKVKEAILASKLNDQYSKDEIMQHYLNTIYFGRGAYGVEAAAKAYFGKSAKNLDVAQAAALAGVIKQPQASDTHPGYDPTKGPEAAQAAQDRWNYVIGGMVEEGWLKPEERPAAFPKMNPEKANGFGVDSPRGNVVNYVRQEMAGWGLCTDTVEPVGEKPTCAKLLRTGGFRIRTTIDSRIQASAEVVARQKAKDSELSDQPKNLMAAVVSIDPKTGRVLAYYGGESGEDIDYAGKNTDSSGRLYGGHPPGSSFKVYTLAAALDAGISVKSHWDAKPFKPEGFANPVQNAGRDVSANGRCNRWCTLDESTVESYNVPFYHVSTKVGPDKIIDIAKRAGITTMWTTSDNPPKPVDLTKTDPKKVAPEPFFHVVGYGQYPVTVLDHANGLATLANEGKYNKAHFVLKMEKQDEDTGEWKTVPGTGENLGKGGQQLIKREVAREVTAVLKKIPGKNSRALDNGRDAAGKTGTWEYDSKDNAHAWMVGYTPQIATAVWVGSKDPKKPQILDKNGKDIGGSALPGAIWERYMNAATKGMEKRSLPDITGVGDVDAGNGVEPPPPPPVNPPPGQNPNPNPNPPCLDPLNILCRDNPPGGPGGGNPNDPNTPPPAGPGGPGGPGGGGGGVISPSPRITDRD
- the rpsF gene encoding 30S ribosomal protein S6: MRHYEIMVILDPSLEERTVAPSLDTYLNVIRTAGGSVEKTDVWGRRRLAYEINKKAEGIYAVIDLQATPAAVAELDRQLRLNESVLRTKVIRPEMR